Proteins encoded by one window of Papio anubis isolate 15944 chromosome 7, Panubis1.0, whole genome shotgun sequence:
- the LOC116275883 gene encoding golgin subfamily A member 8S, whose product MWPQTRLPPHPAMAEETQQSKLAAAKKKLKEYWQRNSPGVPARVKRNRKTNGSVPETATSGGCHLPGDSATGIGGEGPTSSAPLKDLESPCQELAVVLDSRSVKISQLKNTIKSLVRVQWGPLIPCCQSWAPVSPWGPEERGSGPLVPRTNRDLGCPDLTWRDPRARTMAVLLLPSLLTVSSPHTPAQVLATHALGLWPLGEVRA is encoded by the exons ATGTGGCCCCAAACccgcctccctccccaccctgcgATGGCAGAAGAAACTCAACAGAGCAAATTGGCTGCAGccaagaaaaag TTAAAAGAATATTGGCAGAGAAACAGCCCTGGTGTTCCTGCAAGAGTGAAGAGGAACAGGAAAACAAATGGCAGTGTCCCTGAGACAGCCACTTCTGGTGGTTGCCACTTACCTGGGGAT TCAGCAACAGGTATTGGCGGAGAGGGCCCTACGTCATCTGCACCCCTCAAGGATCTGGAG AGCCCGTGCCAAGAACTAGCAGTAGTCCTGGACTCGAGGTCTGTCAAAATCAGTCAACTGAAGAACACCATCAAATCTTTGGTAAGAGTCCAGTGGGGTCCCCTGATTCCATGCTGCCAATCCTGGGCTCCAGTTTCCCCTTGGGGCCCTGAAGAAAGGGGCTCAGGCCCCCTGGTGCCAAGGACAAATAGGGATCTGGGGTGCCCAGACCTCACCTGGAGGGACCCCAGAGCACGCACCATGGCTGTTCTTTTGCTGCCCTCTTTGCTGACTGTCTCCTCTCCACACACCCCTGCTCAAGTCCTTGCTACACACGCCCTGGGGCTGTGGCCTCTCGGGGAAGTGCGAGCCTGA